In Tachysurus vachellii isolate PV-2020 chromosome 1, HZAU_Pvac_v1, whole genome shotgun sequence, a genomic segment contains:
- the LOC132842873 gene encoding uncharacterized protein LOC132842873 yields the protein MNNILLDVVKACVHAVVLLVVGVLTYVTLVTIRGSQYLRHKVRYHLLLQHCICLTVFYAVGSVIHGIRSLHLPITRLTCWVLFDIQVVFGGGITFTLTLMCMCTCLAVCCPLQFEPLVNYYYLLIILAWIMALINPLVYTALAFVQKSWHYVISPDEKCPTALEGTEFSMNMLLFLNIMVMLIFSSYFLICLEGHQLGHFSWSNRRARRTILIHMLQFSLYLVPTYIVISGMHMEIAGEIVTFLLFSMSQVLSPVIYSLQCEEFSTEIPHLIPKCCYECVTHEPGASGEQRESPWSSRRPSVAVISTGTSTNPCTINLHVSANDSDEKNNDHISEEYEETLV from the coding sequence ATGAACAACATTCTCCTGGACGTGGTGAAGGCATGTGTCCACGCTGTGGTGTTATTGGTTGTAGGTGTGTTGACGTATGTGACCTTGGTGACGATACGTGGCTCCCAGTATCTGCGCCATAAAGTTCGCTATCATCTGCTCCTGCAGCACTGTATCTGTCTCACAGTCTTCTACGCTGTGGGCAGTGTGATACACGGCATTCGCTCCCTGCATCTCCCCATCACACGCCTTACCTGCTGGGTCCTGTTTGACATCCAGGTGGTGTTTGGGGGTGGCATCACCTTCACCCTCACCCTCATGTGCATGTGCACGTGTCTCGCTGTGTGCTGCCCGCTGCAATTCGAACCGCTGGTGAACTACTACTACTTGTTGATAATATTAGCATGGATCATGGCTCTGATAAACCCACTGGTTTATACGGCGTTAGCGTTTGTACAGAAGTCATGGCACTATGTGATCTCCCCAGACGAAAAGTGCCCCACAGCTCTGGAGGGAACAGAGTTCAGCATGAACATGCTGCTGTTTCTCAACATCATGGTGATGCTTATCTTCAGCAGTTACTTCCTCATCTGTCTGGAGGGTCACCAATTAGGTCATTTCTCTTGGTCTAACAGAAGAGCACGTCGAACCATCCTCATCCACATGCTGCAGTTCAGCCTGTACCTCGTACCCACTTACATCGTCATCTCCGGCATGCACATGGAGATCGCTGGAGAAATCGTCACTTTCCTGTTATTCAGCATGTCACAGGTTCTCAGTCCAGTCATTTACAGTCTACAGTGTGAGGAATTCAGCACAGAAATCCCACATTTAATCCCTAAGTGCTGTTATGAGTGTGTGACCCATGAGCCCGGTGCAAGTGGGGAGCAGCGTGAAAGCCCCTGGTCAAGCAGACGTCCCTCAGTAGCAGTGATCAGTACAGGAACCAGCACCAACCCGTGTACCATTAATCTCCACGTGTCTGCCAATGACTCTGATGAAAAGAACAACGATCACATTAGTGAAGAATACGAGGAAACTTTAGTGTGA